A single region of the Syntrophotaleaceae bacterium genome encodes:
- a CDS encoding DUF1540 domain-containing protein, with product MPMEMPKVKDCTVSNCAYNREKACHALAITIGENPDQPICDTFFESSSHGGVKEVTAGVGACKTEDCTYNKDFECTASNIQVGMKSGQPDCLTYKKH from the coding sequence ATGCCCATGGAAATGCCCAAGGTTAAAGACTGTACCGTCAGCAACTGTGCCTACAACAGAGAAAAAGCCTGCCATGCACTGGCAATTACCATCGGGGAAAATCCCGATCAACCGATCTGTGACACCTTTTTCGAATCCTCCTCTCATGGCGGCGTCAAGGAAGTGACTGCCGGAGTGGGTGCCTGCAAAACCGAAGACTGCACCTATAACAAGGATTTCGAATGTACCGCCTCCAATATCCAGGTCGGAATGAAAAGCGGTCAGCCTGACTGCCTGACCTACAAAAAACACTGA
- a CDS encoding type IV pilus twitching motility protein PilT: MAKIDALFKILKEKGGSDLHLSPGNPPLIRRAGDLEPIFDRPIGHEQNKALLYEIMSEAQRAVFEETQDLDFAYEVASLESRFRANIFMGRLGISAVFRLIPAKILTVEQLGLPPAVLNFTSYKKGMVLVTGPTGSGKSTTLAAMIDHVNKTRKEHILTVEDPVEFVHVSQQSLVNQREVGRHTRSFAAALKAALREDPDLILVGEMRDLETIELAITAAETGHLVFGTLHTNSAAKTVDRIINVFPTNQQEQIRTMLGESLKGVIAQQLLKTVDGKRCAALEILHVNPAVANLIREGKTFQIPSVIQTGKAQGMQLMDQAIQELLVAGRINRDEALKFASNKTMFQGG, encoded by the coding sequence ATGGCAAAAATTGACGCGCTGTTCAAAATTTTGAAAGAAAAGGGTGGTTCAGACCTTCATCTCAGTCCGGGGAATCCGCCTTTGATCCGGCGTGCGGGGGATCTGGAGCCGATCTTCGACCGACCGATCGGACACGAGCAGAACAAGGCTCTGCTCTACGAGATCATGAGCGAGGCGCAGCGCGCGGTTTTCGAGGAGACCCAGGACCTCGATTTTGCCTACGAAGTGGCGAGCCTGGAGTCCCGTTTTCGGGCCAACATCTTCATGGGAAGGCTCGGCATCAGTGCCGTCTTCCGCCTGATTCCGGCCAAAATCCTGACCGTGGAGCAGTTGGGGCTGCCCCCTGCCGTGCTCAATTTCACCAGCTACAAAAAGGGGATGGTTCTGGTCACCGGACCGACAGGCAGCGGCAAATCGACCACATTGGCCGCGATGATCGATCATGTCAATAAAACGCGCAAGGAGCACATCCTGACCGTCGAGGATCCGGTGGAATTTGTCCACGTCAGCCAGCAGAGCCTTGTCAACCAGCGGGAGGTCGGACGTCACACCCGGTCCTTCGCCGCCGCTCTCAAGGCGGCCCTGCGGGAGGATCCCGATCTGATTCTGGTCGGGGAGATGCGGGATCTGGAAACCATCGAACTGGCCATTACCGCTGCAGAAACCGGTCATCTTGTTTTCGGCACCCTGCACACCAACAGTGCCGCCAAAACGGTGGACAGGATCATCAATGTTTTTCCGACCAATCAGCAGGAACAGATCCGGACCATGCTCGGCGAATCCCTCAAGGGGGTGATCGCCCAGCAGCTGCTGAAAACCGTCGACGGCAAACGCTGCGCCGCACTGGAAATACTTCATGTGAATCCGGCCGTGGCCAATTTGATCCGGGAGGGGAAAACTTTCCAGATCCCTTCGGTGATTCAGACCGGAAAGGCTCAGGGGATGCAGCTGATGGATCAGGCCATCCAGGAATTGCTGGTGGCGGGCAGGATCAATCGGGACGAGGCGCTAAAGTTCGCGTCCAACAAGACCATGTTTCAAGGAGGCTGA
- a CDS encoding radical SAM/SPASM family putative metalloenzyme maturase — MKMDIRKSVKASNYEQEAPFLPYPSKLFVETTTFCNLRCPMCVKQSCDSRVIDGDMSRETFAALEPAFPRLESLVLNGIGEPLMHPHLLEWIARARSAMPDSAWIGFQSNGLLLDQQIARKLVEAGLDRICLSVDGVKPETFSKVRQGEDLSDMDRAFALLAEARRSQSDCRLKVGAEFVTMLENFRQLPDTIRWVAERGADFFIVSQTLPYDSSSVKQTTYHNASEAAIELFDKWKKHLAEMDLDIYLYDYMSWERERVLKHTVDPRIAQVNTLVNQMRKEARRTDVFLDVIQMLRRDSALQAEVMDTYAEAQQVADELGIALKLPVTTPLAVRKCDFVTGGSAFISWYGGVHPCYYLWHQYRCYINDWDRLVKVKEFGNVNHRPLLDIWNSDEFRTFRGNVVKFDYPYCANCCVAPCDLVQEEDFVHDCFANNEPCGSCQWAMGLLQCLQ; from the coding sequence ATGAAGATGGATATCCGGAAATCCGTAAAGGCCTCCAACTACGAGCAGGAAGCTCCCTTTCTGCCCTACCCGAGCAAGCTGTTCGTTGAGACGACGACCTTCTGCAATCTGCGCTGCCCGATGTGCGTCAAGCAGTCCTGTGACAGCAGGGTCATCGACGGGGACATGAGCCGGGAAACCTTCGCCGCCCTGGAGCCCGCCTTTCCCCGTCTCGAATCGCTGGTCCTCAACGGCATCGGCGAACCGCTCATGCACCCCCACCTGCTCGAATGGATTGCCAGAGCCCGTTCAGCCATGCCCGACAGCGCATGGATCGGCTTCCAGTCCAACGGCCTGCTCCTGGATCAGCAAATCGCCCGGAAGCTGGTCGAGGCCGGACTCGACCGCATCTGCCTGTCGGTGGACGGGGTCAAGCCCGAAACCTTCAGCAAGGTTCGCCAGGGGGAAGACCTCAGCGATATGGATCGGGCCTTTGCCCTGCTGGCCGAAGCGCGCCGCTCACAGTCCGACTGCCGGCTCAAGGTCGGCGCGGAATTCGTTACCATGCTGGAGAATTTCCGTCAGCTTCCCGACACCATTCGCTGGGTGGCAGAGCGCGGAGCCGACTTTTTCATCGTCTCCCAAACCCTGCCATACGATTCTTCGTCGGTAAAGCAGACCACCTACCATAACGCCAGCGAGGCGGCCATCGAACTCTTCGACAAATGGAAAAAGCACCTGGCGGAGATGGACCTGGATATCTACCTGTACGACTACATGTCCTGGGAGAGGGAGCGGGTTCTGAAGCATACGGTGGATCCGCGCATCGCCCAGGTCAATACTCTGGTCAATCAGATGCGCAAGGAAGCGCGCAGGACCGACGTTTTTCTCGACGTCATCCAGATGCTGCGGCGGGATTCGGCTCTGCAGGCCGAGGTCATGGACACCTATGCCGAGGCACAGCAGGTTGCCGATGAGCTGGGAATCGCCCTCAAGCTCCCGGTCACGACGCCATTAGCTGTCCGCAAGTGCGATTTCGTCACCGGCGGCTCGGCCTTCATCTCCTGGTACGGGGGCGTCCATCCCTGTTACTACCTCTGGCACCAGTACCGCTGTTATATCAACGACTGGGACCGGCTGGTCAAGGTCAAGGAATTCGGCAACGTCAACCACCGTCCGCTTCTGGATATCTGGAACAGCGATGAATTCCGCACCTTTCGCGGCAACGTGGTGAAGTTCGATTATCCCTATTGCGCCAACTGTTGCGTGGCCCCCTGCGATCTGGTGCAGGAGGAGGATTTCGTCCACGACTGTTTCGCCAACAACGAACCCTGCGGTTCCTGCCAGTGGGCCATGGGCCTGCTGCAATGCCTCCAGTAG
- a CDS encoding AMP nucleosidase yields MTEKLDIARNWLPRYTGSTLDEIGDYVLLTNFRAYLNRFAARFNCEIRGVDRPMPSATNSQGLTMIHFGMGSANAATIMDLLSARRPRGVLLLGKCGGLKTSSEIGHFILPIAAIRSEGTSDEYFPQQVPALPSFKLHKFVSEKILAHGHDYRTGVVYTTNRRLWEHDREFLKRLQAMTCIAIDMETATLFIVGHYNAISRGALLLVSDLPFSPEGIKTEEMDEKVSRQWTDVHLQIGIEAMTEIGEMGEKIKHFRY; encoded by the coding sequence ATGACTGAAAAGCTGGACATCGCCAGAAACTGGCTGCCACGGTATACGGGATCGACGCTGGATGAAATCGGCGATTATGTTCTCCTGACCAATTTCCGCGCTTACCTGAACCGTTTTGCGGCAAGATTCAACTGTGAAATCCGGGGCGTGGACAGGCCGATGCCCTCCGCAACCAATTCCCAGGGCCTGACCATGATCCATTTCGGCATGGGTTCGGCCAATGCAGCCACCATCATGGACCTGCTGAGTGCGCGCAGACCCAGGGGAGTTCTGCTGTTGGGAAAATGCGGCGGTTTGAAAACGTCCTCGGAAATCGGCCACTTCATCCTGCCTATTGCCGCCATCCGCAGTGAAGGGACCAGCGATGAATACTTTCCTCAGCAGGTGCCCGCCCTGCCTTCCTTCAAACTGCACAAGTTTGTTTCCGAGAAGATCCTGGCCCATGGCCACGATTACCGCACAGGGGTCGTTTACACCACCAATCGCCGGCTGTGGGAACACGACCGGGAATTTCTGAAACGGCTGCAGGCCATGACCTGCATTGCCATCGACATGGAAACGGCCACCCTGTTCATCGTCGGCCACTACAACGCCATCTCCCGCGGAGCCCTGCTGCTGGTTTCCGATCTGCCCTTCTCCCCCGAGGGCATCAAAACGGAAGAAATGGACGAAAAAGTGTCCCGGCAATGGACCGACGTCCACCTGCAGATCGGTATCGAAGCGATGACGGAAATCGGTGAAATGGGCGAAAAAATAAAACATTTTCGCTATTAA
- a CDS encoding aldehyde dehydrogenase family protein — translation MTDVKNRIEELIVNARAAAAQFKKYEQTQVDSIIAAMEKAGTANERKLAEMAVEETGMGKVEDKVVKNHIGCHVVYEYLKDKPSVGIISENDGIIEIAEPFGIVVAVTPTTNPTSTTMFKALISLKGRNVIVFAFHPRAQGCSAAAATLLRDAAIAAGAPQNCIQWIEEPSIEATNLLITHPKVNLVIATGGGALVKAAYSSGHPALGVGPGNVPVYVEKTANLSMAVNNIIASKTFDHGTLCSADQSVIFDDENIAEKALRMFAERGAFICSEDEKSKLAKVMFDEEKGVPSQKIIGQSPQVIARLAGFDVPDDTKLLMVPLDVSRIGPEDMLSHEKLSPVLGYMVARGKDEAIATCIKQLEFGGAGHTATCYSHDDEVLKEFSLAVPANRVVLNAPSAHGSVGQLYNELVPSMTLGCGTAGGNVTTDNINYRHLLNIKRAALRNKPETEDE, via the coding sequence ATGACCGATGTCAAGAACAGGATAGAGGAACTGATTGTCAATGCCCGCGCCGCCGCGGCACAGTTCAAGAAATATGAGCAGACGCAGGTCGACTCGATCATCGCGGCCATGGAAAAGGCCGGAACCGCCAACGAAAGGAAACTGGCGGAAATGGCCGTAGAAGAAACGGGCATGGGAAAGGTCGAGGACAAGGTCGTCAAAAACCACATCGGCTGCCATGTGGTTTATGAGTACCTGAAGGACAAGCCCTCGGTGGGCATCATCAGTGAAAACGATGGCATCATCGAAATCGCTGAACCTTTCGGGATCGTGGTGGCCGTTACCCCCACCACAAACCCGACCTCCACCACCATGTTCAAAGCCCTCATTTCCTTGAAGGGCCGCAACGTCATCGTCTTCGCCTTCCATCCCCGGGCCCAGGGATGCAGCGCCGCAGCCGCCACCCTGCTGAGAGACGCTGCCATCGCCGCGGGGGCGCCTCAGAACTGCATACAGTGGATCGAAGAACCGTCCATCGAGGCCACCAACCTGCTCATCACCCATCCGAAGGTCAACCTGGTCATCGCCACCGGCGGCGGCGCTCTGGTCAAGGCCGCCTACAGCTCGGGCCATCCGGCACTGGGAGTTGGACCGGGCAATGTTCCGGTCTATGTGGAAAAAACCGCCAATCTGAGCATGGCTGTCAACAACATCATCGCCTCCAAGACCTTCGACCACGGCACCCTCTGCTCGGCGGATCAGAGCGTCATCTTCGACGACGAGAACATCGCCGAAAAAGCTTTAAGGATGTTTGCCGAAAGGGGAGCATTCATCTGCAGCGAAGATGAAAAGTCGAAGCTGGCCAAAGTCATGTTCGACGAGGAAAAAGGTGTTCCAAGCCAAAAGATCATCGGGCAGTCCCCTCAGGTGATTGCAAGACTCGCGGGGTTCGATGTGCCTGACGACACCAAGCTGCTGATGGTGCCGCTGGATGTCAGTCGTATAGGACCGGAGGACATGCTGAGCCATGAAAAACTTTCCCCGGTCCTCGGCTATATGGTTGCCAGGGGCAAGGACGAGGCAATCGCGACCTGCATCAAGCAGCTCGAGTTCGGCGGGGCCGGCCATACCGCCACCTGCTACTCCCATGACGATGAAGTCCTCAAGGAGTTTTCGCTGGCGGTTCCCGCCAACCGGGTGGTCCTCAACGCTCCTTCCGCTCACGGTTCCGTGGGACAGTTGTACAACGAACTGGTTCCCTCCATGACCCTGGGCTGCGGCACCGCGGGCGGCAATGTAACCACGGACAACATCAACTATCGTCACCTGCTCAACATCAAGCGGGCCGCCCTGCGCAACAAACCCGAAACGGAGGATGAGTAA
- a CDS encoding LytTR family transcriptional regulator DNA-binding domain-containing protein, with protein MDNKNLLEHLEKLDPGIVLFGNDFSVSHINHALMLIFRDVPREELLGRDLMEMHGPKSRERLKEVFSLMKDSTRSIPFSIKRMNSGDQERFLLLKLMPLVDKEFKDSLNCCLVYDITSFITTSQHDLVKIPVTAGNGIRLIDPAEVLYLKAENIYSKVITARGEFLCDLGLGVLEEGVSKSSFYRIHRSYIVNLGKIDKIDRENGSLTVSLENCDARLPVSRTRAREFLARIGLR; from the coding sequence ATGGACAACAAGAACCTGCTCGAACATCTCGAGAAGCTGGATCCGGGTATCGTCCTGTTCGGCAACGACTTCTCGGTATCCCACATCAATCATGCCCTGATGCTGATCTTTCGGGATGTACCCCGGGAGGAGTTGCTCGGCAGGGATCTGATGGAGATGCACGGTCCCAAATCCCGGGAGCGGCTGAAAGAGGTCTTTTCCCTCATGAAGGATTCGACCCGGTCGATCCCCTTTTCCATCAAGCGGATGAACAGCGGGGACCAGGAGCGGTTCCTCCTGCTGAAATTGATGCCGCTGGTGGACAAGGAGTTCAAGGATTCCCTGAACTGCTGCCTGGTCTACGATATCACCTCCTTTATCACCACCTCCCAGCACGATCTGGTCAAGATTCCCGTGACTGCAGGAAACGGCATCCGGCTCATTGATCCGGCCGAAGTGCTCTATCTGAAGGCGGAAAACATCTATTCCAAGGTCATAACCGCCAGGGGGGAATTTCTTTGCGATCTTGGTCTCGGAGTGCTGGAGGAGGGGGTGTCCAAAAGCAGTTTCTATCGCATCCACCGCAGCTACATTGTGAATCTCGGCAAGATCGACAAGATCGACCGCGAAAACGGGTCCCTGACCGTCAGCCTCGAAAATTGCGATGCCCGTCTCCCGGTCAGCCGCACCCGGGCAAGGGAATTTCTTGCCAGGATCGGCCTTCGATGA
- the cooS gene encoding anaerobic carbon-monoxide dehydrogenase catalytic subunit — protein sequence MFEKPDCRSVDSAAVKMLKIADAHGLETAWDRLEKQQPQCGYGQLGTCCRNCSMGPCRIDPLGEGPQKGVCGSNADTMVARNLARMAAAGSSAHSDHGRKVALLLKDVATGRNTDYSIINPDKLFVVAGRLGIPAEGRETLEVANDVADLAIACFGAQGEETLPIVLKYMPKKRLELLKNVEKTLGELTGARIGLLPRGIDREVVDIMHRTHFGCDADPLSLVAQALRCSFGDGWGGSLIATECQDILFGSPTVRTIKANLGVLDPDMVNVLVHGHEPVLSEKVVEWARSPEMAQAAKAVGAKGVNVAGLCCTGNEILMRQGVNVAGNLLHSELAIMTGAVEAMVVDVQCIFPSLADLSSCFHTRFITTSEQTNIPGALHIQFEEKDANAIARRIIQTAIDAFPNRNQAKVYIPQETEEAMVGFTVEQILAALGGKPDPLVEVIANGTIKGVVGLVGCNNVKVQQDFFHLALTRELIKRDILVVGTGCWAIAAAKAGLMNTRAQSLAGPGLKAVCEQLGIPPVLHMGSCVDCSRMLVLTGALADHLGVDTAALPVVGSAPEWTTEKAVAIGSYFVGSGLPVHLWPVPPILGSAAVTKILTESAKDLLGGYFFVEEDPIATADRMEAIIMEKRAGLGL from the coding sequence ATGTTTGAAAAACCGGACTGCCGCAGCGTCGATTCCGCAGCGGTGAAAATGCTGAAGATCGCCGATGCCCACGGACTGGAAACCGCCTGGGATCGTCTGGAGAAACAACAGCCGCAATGCGGTTACGGACAGCTCGGCACCTGCTGCCGCAACTGTTCCATGGGGCCCTGCCGGATCGACCCCTTGGGGGAAGGTCCGCAAAAAGGGGTTTGTGGCAGCAATGCAGACACCATGGTCGCCAGGAACCTGGCCCGCATGGCCGCAGCAGGATCCTCGGCCCATTCCGATCACGGCCGCAAGGTGGCCCTGCTGCTGAAGGATGTGGCAACCGGACGGAACACCGACTACAGCATCATTAATCCCGATAAGCTGTTTGTCGTCGCCGGTCGCCTCGGCATTCCCGCCGAAGGGCGGGAGACCCTTGAGGTCGCAAACGACGTCGCCGATCTGGCCATCGCCTGTTTCGGGGCGCAGGGGGAGGAGACCCTCCCCATTGTCTTGAAATACATGCCGAAAAAACGCCTCGAGCTGTTGAAAAACGTTGAAAAAACCCTGGGAGAATTGACCGGCGCCCGCATCGGTCTGCTGCCGAGGGGTATCGACCGTGAAGTGGTCGACATCATGCATCGAACCCATTTCGGCTGCGACGCCGATCCTCTGTCGCTGGTCGCCCAGGCGCTGCGCTGCTCCTTCGGTGACGGGTGGGGCGGGTCGCTGATCGCCACCGAATGCCAGGACATCCTCTTCGGCTCGCCGACGGTGCGGACCATCAAGGCCAATCTCGGGGTGCTGGATCCGGACATGGTCAACGTGCTGGTTCACGGCCACGAACCGGTGCTGTCGGAAAAGGTCGTGGAATGGGCCCGCTCTCCGGAAATGGCGCAGGCCGCCAAAGCCGTCGGCGCAAAAGGAGTCAACGTCGCCGGTCTCTGCTGTACCGGCAACGAGATCCTGATGCGCCAGGGGGTCAACGTGGCGGGCAACCTGCTGCACAGCGAACTGGCCATCATGACCGGGGCGGTGGAGGCGATGGTGGTCGACGTGCAGTGCATCTTCCCCTCCCTGGCCGACCTTTCCTCCTGCTTCCACACCCGGTTCATCACCACCAGCGAGCAGACCAACATCCCCGGCGCGCTGCATATCCAGTTTGAGGAGAAAGACGCCAACGCCATTGCCCGGCGGATCATCCAGACCGCCATCGACGCCTTCCCCAACCGCAATCAGGCCAAAGTCTATATCCCCCAGGAGACGGAAGAGGCCATGGTCGGCTTCACCGTCGAGCAGATTCTGGCCGCTCTGGGCGGCAAGCCTGATCCCCTGGTGGAGGTTATCGCCAACGGCACCATCAAAGGTGTGGTCGGGCTGGTCGGCTGCAACAACGTCAAGGTGCAGCAGGACTTCTTCCATCTGGCCCTGACCCGGGAGCTGATCAAACGGGACATCCTGGTGGTCGGTACCGGCTGCTGGGCGATTGCCGCGGCCAAGGCCGGTTTGATGAACACGCGGGCCCAAAGCCTCGCCGGCCCCGGACTCAAGGCGGTGTGCGAACAGCTCGGCATTCCCCCGGTGCTGCATATGGGCTCCTGCGTCGACTGTTCGCGGATGCTGGTTCTGACCGGGGCGCTGGCCGATCATCTCGGTGTCGACACGGCCGCCCTGCCCGTTGTCGGGTCGGCACCGGAATGGACGACGGAAAAAGCCGTGGCCATCGGTTCCTATTTTGTCGGCAGCGGCCTGCCGGTGCACCTCTGGCCCGTGCCGCCGATTCTCGGTTCGGCCGCTGTCACCAAGATCCTGACGGAGTCCGCGAAGGACCTCCTTGGCGGCTACTTCTTCGTGGAAGAGGACCCCATCGCGACCGCCGACCGGATGGAAGCGATCATCATGGAAAAACGGGCCGGACTCGGCCTGTGA
- a CDS encoding AAA family ATPase produces MMTNKGFRVVITGKGGVGKTTLTSCLAKILGQRGIRVLAADEDPQMNLPHALGLPADQVKGIVPLSRNPDYIEEKTGARPGKSFGALFRLNPNVEDVVDRFGVRIDEKLSLLVMGTVVQAAAGCLCSENVLLDSVLNYLALREEEAILLDTQAGVEHFGRALAKGFSQCLVVSDLSFNALSVAAHAAELARQLGIPRIHLVVNRYREEVGDKLEAFARMAGKDTGALFDAIHTLPGECRFEELEPDVTRILEQDSAYVTAVNALADEMIAFQTSSADALAKAEEGRL; encoded by the coding sequence ATGATGACCAACAAAGGATTTCGCGTCGTCATCACCGGCAAGGGCGGTGTCGGCAAAACCACCCTGACCAGCTGCCTGGCCAAAATCCTTGGTCAGCGCGGGATCAGGGTGCTGGCCGCCGACGAGGATCCGCAGATGAATCTGCCCCACGCCCTCGGTCTGCCGGCCGATCAGGTCAAGGGGATCGTGCCGCTCAGCCGGAATCCCGACTACATCGAGGAGAAGACCGGGGCCCGTCCCGGCAAGTCCTTCGGCGCCCTGTTCCGCCTCAATCCCAATGTCGAGGACGTTGTGGACCGGTTCGGGGTGCGGATCGACGAAAAACTCAGCCTGCTCGTCATGGGGACTGTTGTCCAGGCGGCAGCCGGCTGCCTCTGCTCGGAAAATGTGCTTCTCGACTCGGTCCTGAACTACCTGGCCCTCCGGGAGGAGGAAGCGATCCTGCTTGATACCCAGGCCGGGGTGGAACATTTCGGCCGGGCCCTGGCAAAGGGTTTTTCCCAATGCCTGGTGGTCAGCGATCTCTCCTTCAATGCCCTTTCGGTGGCGGCCCATGCCGCCGAACTCGCCCGCCAGCTCGGCATCCCCCGCATTCATCTGGTTGTCAACCGCTATCGGGAGGAAGTCGGGGATAAGCTGGAGGCTTTTGCCAGGATGGCCGGAAAGGACACAGGAGCCCTGTTCGATGCCATTCATACACTCCCCGGCGAGTGCCGTTTCGAGGAACTTGAGCCTGACGTCACCCGGATCCTCGAACAGGACAGCGCGTATGTGACGGCCGTGAATGCCTTGGCCGACGAAATGATTGCGTTTCAGACTTCCTCCGCCGATGCCCTTGCAAAGGCGGAAGAGGGGAGGCTTTGA
- a CDS encoding 4Fe-4S dicluster domain-containing protein produces the protein MKKIFVDYKKCVACKACETACAVAHHPSGTLFGLVGDGKTQVNVRVLGVEHEAFPVSCRHCDPAACLSACPSGALQRDPDTGAVVLNPKKCKACAMCAMVCPFDAISFKITHASPHGREIAYKCDLCHEELKKGETPACVSACHSGALVFRESEPLRENRAVKNLKIYLLGEGGEPPLFALYRELRRKAFARRRESES, from the coding sequence ATGAAGAAGATCTTTGTCGACTATAAAAAGTGCGTCGCCTGCAAGGCCTGTGAAACGGCCTGTGCCGTGGCTCACCACCCGAGCGGCACCCTTTTCGGACTGGTGGGTGACGGCAAAACCCAGGTCAATGTGCGGGTGCTGGGAGTGGAGCATGAAGCCTTTCCGGTTTCCTGCCGGCACTGCGATCCGGCCGCCTGTCTTTCCGCCTGCCCCTCGGGGGCCCTGCAAAGGGATCCGGACACAGGGGCTGTGGTACTCAATCCGAAAAAGTGTAAAGCCTGCGCCATGTGCGCCATGGTCTGCCCCTTCGACGCCATCTCCTTCAAGATTACCCATGCTTCTCCCCACGGACGGGAAATCGCCTACAAGTGCGATCTGTGCCATGAGGAGTTGAAGAAAGGGGAAACCCCGGCCTGTGTTTCGGCTTGCCACTCGGGGGCTCTGGTATTTCGCGAATCGGAGCCTCTGCGGGAAAACAGAGCGGTGAAGAACCTCAAGATCTATCTGCTGGGGGAAGGGGGAGAGCCGCCTCTGTTCGCCCTCTACCGGGAACTCCGCCGCAAAGCTTTTGCCCGGCGGCGGGAGAGTGAATCATGA
- a CDS encoding FAD-dependent oxidoreductase: MKIVTVGTGMAAAEFVQNLRQGGFAGEIVMISDEPYAPYSPCIIPFFLAGEPLADVFWKGEDFYNRYGVTTRLSEKVVEVDAERRQVRTESGRVEGYDRLFFAAGARSWFPRPEWLETEGVHGFKSLSDMLDIDRQIREEACSRAVVFGGGFIGTDAALALWHRGLQVTLVHRNNRLLSQMTDVEGGQFATRKLAEKTSLDIRLGTEVAGIERRDGRLAGVQLTDGTRIETSLLIIATGVTPNSGPLTGDDRGVSATQDLLADPLIYVAGDVALTRHAVDGRPGLYAMAPNAVEQARTAARQVLGEPVLFSGSVNTNVLRKHLDFPVLSVGRFEGEAVTFERGDLFRRVYLREGRINGYILVGDTRLCGYLYDLYRAQTLIGRDIGPLLADTRGDWYYRSVMGLAGAIG, from the coding sequence ATGAAGATCGTGACCGTCGGCACCGGCATGGCCGCGGCCGAATTCGTGCAGAACCTGCGTCAGGGAGGCTTTGCCGGCGAGATCGTGATGATCAGCGACGAACCTTATGCTCCCTATTCGCCCTGCATCATACCTTTCTTCCTGGCGGGGGAACCCCTTGCCGATGTTTTCTGGAAAGGAGAGGATTTCTATAATCGCTACGGAGTGACCACCCGCCTGTCTGAAAAGGTGGTCGAGGTGGATGCCGAACGGCGGCAGGTCAGGACCGAATCGGGCCGGGTGGAGGGCTACGACCGGCTGTTCTTTGCGGCGGGGGCGAGGAGCTGGTTTCCGCGGCCCGAATGGCTCGAAACGGAAGGGGTCCATGGTTTTAAAAGTCTGTCGGACATGCTGGACATCGACCGGCAGATCCGTGAGGAGGCCTGTTCGCGCGCTGTCGTTTTCGGCGGAGGTTTTATCGGTACCGACGCTGCCCTCGCCCTCTGGCACCGGGGGCTGCAGGTCACCCTGGTGCATCGGAACAACCGACTGCTGTCGCAGATGACCGATGTGGAAGGCGGGCAGTTCGCCACCCGAAAACTCGCCGAAAAAACCAGCCTGGATATCCGGTTGGGAACCGAGGTAGCCGGTATCGAGAGGCGGGACGGGCGCCTGGCAGGTGTACAACTGACCGATGGCACCCGGATCGAAACCTCCCTGCTGATCATCGCTACGGGGGTGACACCAAATTCCGGCCCCCTGACCGGCGATGATCGGGGCGTTTCCGCAACGCAGGATCTGCTGGCCGACCCCCTGATTTACGTTGCCGGGGATGTGGCCCTGACCCGGCATGCCGTCGACGGTCGGCCGGGACTTTATGCCATGGCGCCCAATGCCGTGGAACAGGCGCGGACGGCTGCAAGGCAGGTCCTTGGGGAACCGGTTCTTTTCAGCGGTTCCGTCAATACCAACGTTCTGCGTAAACACCTCGATTTTCCCGTCCTTTCGGTCGGGCGCTTTGAAGGAGAGGCCGTAACTTTCGAAAGAGGAGATCTGTTTCGGCGGGTCTATCTCCGGGAGGGACGCATCAATGGTTATATTCTGGTTGGAGACACCCGCCTTTGCGGGTATCTGTATGACCTCTATCGGGCGCAAACGCTCATTGGAAGGGATATCGGACCGTTGCTTGCGGACACCCGGGGGGACTGGTATTATCGCAGCGTAATGGGGCTGGCCGGAGCGATAGGCTGA